The proteins below come from a single Eucalyptus grandis isolate ANBG69807.140 chromosome 3, ASM1654582v1, whole genome shotgun sequence genomic window:
- the LOC120291689 gene encoding uncharacterized protein LOC120291689 has protein sequence MSRSYGASSASPPGGSSSSTTTQAGHTWHLRRRRPLAGQIVAHLAVAVLRPSNLLRSFRRIPLSIPQLRSPSPISVVIQSARVRVRSRPSLELPPAIPHEMAGPSAYRSLAPKTKNLVVAGGLTAFVFGVYFYTMRAVGGSDELQTAIDKFEEQKSKQGA, from the exons ATGTCCAGGAGCTATGGCGCCTCTAGTGCCTCTCCCCCGGGCgggtcctcctcctccaccactaCCCAGGCAGGACATACATGGCATCTG cgccgtcgccgtcctctCGCCGGTCAGATCGTCGCTcatctcgccgtcgccgtcctcaGACCGTCCAATTTGCTCCGGTCGTTCCGTCGGATTCCGCTCTCGATTCCGCAACTCCGGTCGCCGTCGCCCATCTCCGTCGTTATTCAATCCGCTCGCGTACGCGTTCGTTCGCGGCCTTCTCTGGAACTTCCCCCCGCGATTCCTCACGAG ATGGCAGGGCCATCTGCATACAGGAGCCTTGCTCCCAAGACAAAGAACCTGGTTGTTGCGGGTGGTCTGACAGCATTTGTGTTTGGGGTGTATTTCTACACAATGAGAGCTGTTGGCGGTTCAGATGAGCTCCAGACGGCAATCGATAAGTTTGAAGAGCAAAAGAGCAAGCAAGGAGCTTAG
- the LOC104417689 gene encoding phosphoglycerate mutase-like protein AT74H, translated as MGHPQQHGALLPKRIILVHHGESEGNLSPSGQATTPDHKIPLTPLGVAQARAAGDRLRTLVAGGGGEWRVYFYASPYKQTQSMLREIGRSFRRGRVIGAREECRIREQDFWNSQVVGRMKVVKEARERFGRFFYRFPEGE; from the coding sequence ATGGGGCACCCGCAGCAGCACGGCGCGCTGCTCCCGAAGCGCATCATCCTCGTCCACCACGGCGAGTCGGAGGGGAACCTCTCGCCATCGGGGCAAGCCACCACCCCGGACCACAAGATCCCCCTCACCCCGCTCGGGGTCGCGCAGGCCCGCGCCGCCGGGGACCGGCTCCGCACCCTGGTCGCCGGCGGCGGGGGGGAGTGGCGGGTCTACTTCTACGCGTCGCCGTACAAGCAGACGCAGTCGATGCTGCGGGAGATCGGGCGGTCGTTCAGGCGGGGCCGGGTGATTGGGGCGCGGGAGGAGTGCCGGATCAGGGAACAGGACTTCTGGAACTCCCAGGTGGTGGGGAGGATGAAGGTGGTGAAGGAGGCCAGGGAGCGGTTCGGCCGGTTCTTCTACCGGTTCCCGGAAGGGGAATAG